Proteins encoded together in one Ammospiza nelsoni isolate bAmmNel1 chromosome Z, bAmmNel1.pri, whole genome shotgun sequence window:
- the LOC132086532 gene encoding sushi, nidogen and EGF-like domain-containing protein 1 isoform X2 yields MFSIFCFDKKRNTTSESQHLRCFSSFSGCSSSLHGNPVILGSRMSLSSIFFLLILGSMVDTKTSSEKGSLLYPYGPDQGDETNPKLDDGTSEAITLSIPFTFYGKTHQTAFVNNNGVISFDKPVRQYTPDPFPLADGRPFVTPFWADVDNVEGGDIFYRQSTDPALLGDISQHITQYFPESPFTATWAFVATWDHVAYWGSKSDKGNTFQAVLTTDSKMFYIILNYWDIQWTTGAASDGDAETGLGGTPAHAGFNSGDDTNFYNIPGSQTDAIINITTTSNVKVPGRWVFRVDDFQAPDVDPPQLDNSCWL; encoded by the exons ATGTtcagtattttttgttttgataaaaAAAGGAACACAACAAGTGAAAGCCAGCATTTGAGGTGCTTCAGCTCATTTtcaggctgcagttcttcacttCATGGAAATCCAG TTATTTTAGGGTCGAGGATGTCACTCTCTagtattttcttcctcctgatTTTAG GTTCCATGGTGGACACCAAAACCTCATCTGAAAAAG GATCCCTGCTCTATCCCTATGGACCAGACCAGGGGGATGAAACCAACCCCAAACTCGATGATGGGACATCTGAGGCAATCACCCTCTCCATTCCCTTCACCTTCTATGGCAAAACCCACCAAACTGCGTTT GTGAACAACAATGGGGTGATCTCCTTTGACAAGCCTGTCAGACAATACACCCCTGACCCCTTCCCTCTGGCGGACGGGCGCCCTTTCGTGACTCCCTTCTGGGCAGATGTGGACAACGTGGAGGGTGGGGACATCTTCTACCGCCAGAGCACcgacccagcactgctgggggacATCAGCCAGCACATCACCCAATACTTCCCCGAAAGCCCCTTCACTGCCACCTGGGCCTTCGTGGCCACCTGGGACCATGTGGCCTACTGGGGCTCCAAATCTGACAAG GGCAACACCTTCCAGGCTGTGCTGACCACTGACTCCAAGATGTTCTACATCATCCTCAACTATTGGGACATCCAGTGGACCACAGGGGCAGCAAGTGATGGGGATGCTGAAACAGGACTTGGGGGGACCCCAGCACAT GCGGGATTCAATAGCGGTGATGACACCAACTTCTACAACATCCCTGGATCCCAAACTGATGCCATCATCAACATCACCACCACCTCCAACGTCAAGGTCCCAGGACGCTGGGTCTTTAGGGTGGATGACTTCCAGGCCCCAGATGTGGATCCTCCCCAGCTGGATAACAGCTGCTGGTT GTGA
- the LOC132086532 gene encoding sushi, nidogen and EGF-like domain-containing protein 1 isoform X5, whose amino-acid sequence MCGQCNSSGVIPFHTSFIMKTQKRHPFLGSLLYPYGPDQGDETNPKLDDGTSEAITLSIPFTFYGKTHQTAFVNNNGVISFDKPVRQYTPDPFPLADGRPFVTPFWADVDNVEGGDIFYRQSTDPALLGDISQHITQYFPESPFTATWAFVATWDHVAYWGSKSDKGNTFQAVLTTDSKMFYIILNYWDIQWTTGAASDGDAETGLGGTPAHAGFNSGDDTNFYNIPGSQTDAIINITTTSNVKVPGRWVFRVDDFQAPDVDPPQLDNSCWL is encoded by the exons ATGTGTGGGCAATGTAATTCCTCTGGGGTCATTCCCTTTCACACCAGTTTCATCATGAAAACCCAGAAGAGACATCCATTTTTAG GATCCCTGCTCTATCCCTATGGACCAGACCAGGGGGATGAAACCAACCCCAAACTCGATGATGGGACATCTGAGGCAATCACCCTCTCCATTCCCTTCACCTTCTATGGCAAAACCCACCAAACTGCGTTT GTGAACAACAATGGGGTGATCTCCTTTGACAAGCCTGTCAGACAATACACCCCTGACCCCTTCCCTCTGGCGGACGGGCGCCCTTTCGTGACTCCCTTCTGGGCAGATGTGGACAACGTGGAGGGTGGGGACATCTTCTACCGCCAGAGCACcgacccagcactgctgggggacATCAGCCAGCACATCACCCAATACTTCCCCGAAAGCCCCTTCACTGCCACCTGGGCCTTCGTGGCCACCTGGGACCATGTGGCCTACTGGGGCTCCAAATCTGACAAG GGCAACACCTTCCAGGCTGTGCTGACCACTGACTCCAAGATGTTCTACATCATCCTCAACTATTGGGACATCCAGTGGACCACAGGGGCAGCAAGTGATGGGGATGCTGAAACAGGACTTGGGGGGACCCCAGCACAT GCGGGATTCAATAGCGGTGATGACACCAACTTCTACAACATCCCTGGATCCCAAACTGATGCCATCATCAACATCACCACCACCTCCAACGTCAAGGTCCCAGGACGCTGGGTCTTTAGGGTGGATGACTTCCAGGCCCCAGATGTGGATCCTCCCCAGCTGGATAACAGCTGCTGGTT GTGA
- the LOC132086532 gene encoding sushi, nidogen and EGF-like domain-containing protein 1 isoform X3, with protein MFSIFCFDKKRNTTSESQHLRCFSSFSGCSSSLHGNPGSMVDTKTSSEKGSLLYPYGPDQGDETNPKLDDGTSEAITLSIPFTFYGKTHQTAFVNNNGVISFDKPVRQYTPDPFPLADGRPFVTPFWADVDNVEGGDIFYRQSTDPALLGDISQHITQYFPESPFTATWAFVATWDHVAYWGSKSDKGNTFQAVLTTDSKMFYIILNYWDIQWTTGAASDGDAETGLGGTPAHAGFNSGDDTNFYNIPGSQTDAIINITTTSNVKVPGRWVFRVDDFQAPDVDPPQLDNSCWL; from the exons ATGTtcagtattttttgttttgataaaaAAAGGAACACAACAAGTGAAAGCCAGCATTTGAGGTGCTTCAGCTCATTTtcaggctgcagttcttcacttCATGGAAATCCAG GTTCCATGGTGGACACCAAAACCTCATCTGAAAAAG GATCCCTGCTCTATCCCTATGGACCAGACCAGGGGGATGAAACCAACCCCAAACTCGATGATGGGACATCTGAGGCAATCACCCTCTCCATTCCCTTCACCTTCTATGGCAAAACCCACCAAACTGCGTTT GTGAACAACAATGGGGTGATCTCCTTTGACAAGCCTGTCAGACAATACACCCCTGACCCCTTCCCTCTGGCGGACGGGCGCCCTTTCGTGACTCCCTTCTGGGCAGATGTGGACAACGTGGAGGGTGGGGACATCTTCTACCGCCAGAGCACcgacccagcactgctgggggacATCAGCCAGCACATCACCCAATACTTCCCCGAAAGCCCCTTCACTGCCACCTGGGCCTTCGTGGCCACCTGGGACCATGTGGCCTACTGGGGCTCCAAATCTGACAAG GGCAACACCTTCCAGGCTGTGCTGACCACTGACTCCAAGATGTTCTACATCATCCTCAACTATTGGGACATCCAGTGGACCACAGGGGCAGCAAGTGATGGGGATGCTGAAACAGGACTTGGGGGGACCCCAGCACAT GCGGGATTCAATAGCGGTGATGACACCAACTTCTACAACATCCCTGGATCCCAAACTGATGCCATCATCAACATCACCACCACCTCCAACGTCAAGGTCCCAGGACGCTGGGTCTTTAGGGTGGATGACTTCCAGGCCCCAGATGTGGATCCTCCCCAGCTGGATAACAGCTGCTGGTT GTGA
- the LOC132086532 gene encoding sushi, nidogen and EGF-like domain-containing protein 1 isoform X4 has product MEIQVFLTVILGSRMSLSSIFFLLILGSMVDTKTSSEKGSLLYPYGPDQGDETNPKLDDGTSEAITLSIPFTFYGKTHQTAFVNNNGVISFDKPVRQYTPDPFPLADGRPFVTPFWADVDNVEGGDIFYRQSTDPALLGDISQHITQYFPESPFTATWAFVATWDHVAYWGSKSDKGNTFQAVLTTDSKMFYIILNYWDIQWTTGAASDGDAETGLGGTPAHAGFNSGDDTNFYNIPGSQTDAIINITTTSNVKVPGRWVFRVDDFQAPDVDPPQLDNSCWL; this is encoded by the exons ATGGAAATCCAG gtttttttaaCAGTTATTTTAGGGTCGAGGATGTCACTCTCTagtattttcttcctcctgatTTTAG GTTCCATGGTGGACACCAAAACCTCATCTGAAAAAG GATCCCTGCTCTATCCCTATGGACCAGACCAGGGGGATGAAACCAACCCCAAACTCGATGATGGGACATCTGAGGCAATCACCCTCTCCATTCCCTTCACCTTCTATGGCAAAACCCACCAAACTGCGTTT GTGAACAACAATGGGGTGATCTCCTTTGACAAGCCTGTCAGACAATACACCCCTGACCCCTTCCCTCTGGCGGACGGGCGCCCTTTCGTGACTCCCTTCTGGGCAGATGTGGACAACGTGGAGGGTGGGGACATCTTCTACCGCCAGAGCACcgacccagcactgctgggggacATCAGCCAGCACATCACCCAATACTTCCCCGAAAGCCCCTTCACTGCCACCTGGGCCTTCGTGGCCACCTGGGACCATGTGGCCTACTGGGGCTCCAAATCTGACAAG GGCAACACCTTCCAGGCTGTGCTGACCACTGACTCCAAGATGTTCTACATCATCCTCAACTATTGGGACATCCAGTGGACCACAGGGGCAGCAAGTGATGGGGATGCTGAAACAGGACTTGGGGGGACCCCAGCACAT GCGGGATTCAATAGCGGTGATGACACCAACTTCTACAACATCCCTGGATCCCAAACTGATGCCATCATCAACATCACCACCACCTCCAACGTCAAGGTCCCAGGACGCTGGGTCTTTAGGGTGGATGACTTCCAGGCCCCAGATGTGGATCCTCCCCAGCTGGATAACAGCTGCTGGTT GTGA
- the LOC132086532 gene encoding sushi, nidogen and EGF-like domain-containing protein 1 isoform X1, producing the protein MFSIFCFDKKRNTTSESQHLRCFSSFSGCSSSLHGNPVFQVFLTVILGSRMSLSSIFFLLILGSMVDTKTSSEKGSLLYPYGPDQGDETNPKLDDGTSEAITLSIPFTFYGKTHQTAFVNNNGVISFDKPVRQYTPDPFPLADGRPFVTPFWADVDNVEGGDIFYRQSTDPALLGDISQHITQYFPESPFTATWAFVATWDHVAYWGSKSDKGNTFQAVLTTDSKMFYIILNYWDIQWTTGAASDGDAETGLGGTPAHAGFNSGDDTNFYNIPGSQTDAIINITTTSNVKVPGRWVFRVDDFQAPDVDPPQLDNSCWL; encoded by the exons ATGTtcagtattttttgttttgataaaaAAAGGAACACAACAAGTGAAAGCCAGCATTTGAGGTGCTTCAGCTCATTTtcaggctgcagttcttcacttCATGGAAATCCAG ttttccaggtttttttaaCAGTTATTTTAGGGTCGAGGATGTCACTCTCTagtattttcttcctcctgatTTTAG GTTCCATGGTGGACACCAAAACCTCATCTGAAAAAG GATCCCTGCTCTATCCCTATGGACCAGACCAGGGGGATGAAACCAACCCCAAACTCGATGATGGGACATCTGAGGCAATCACCCTCTCCATTCCCTTCACCTTCTATGGCAAAACCCACCAAACTGCGTTT GTGAACAACAATGGGGTGATCTCCTTTGACAAGCCTGTCAGACAATACACCCCTGACCCCTTCCCTCTGGCGGACGGGCGCCCTTTCGTGACTCCCTTCTGGGCAGATGTGGACAACGTGGAGGGTGGGGACATCTTCTACCGCCAGAGCACcgacccagcactgctgggggacATCAGCCAGCACATCACCCAATACTTCCCCGAAAGCCCCTTCACTGCCACCTGGGCCTTCGTGGCCACCTGGGACCATGTGGCCTACTGGGGCTCCAAATCTGACAAG GGCAACACCTTCCAGGCTGTGCTGACCACTGACTCCAAGATGTTCTACATCATCCTCAACTATTGGGACATCCAGTGGACCACAGGGGCAGCAAGTGATGGGGATGCTGAAACAGGACTTGGGGGGACCCCAGCACAT GCGGGATTCAATAGCGGTGATGACACCAACTTCTACAACATCCCTGGATCCCAAACTGATGCCATCATCAACATCACCACCACCTCCAACGTCAAGGTCCCAGGACGCTGGGTCTTTAGGGTGGATGACTTCCAGGCCCCAGATGTGGATCCTCCCCAGCTGGATAACAGCTGCTGGTT GTGA